A single Dechloromonas denitrificans DNA region contains:
- the pdxA gene encoding 4-hydroxythreonine-4-phosphate dehydrogenase PdxA produces MRPIIAVTSGEPAGIGPELCLRLAGYAGDAQPVILGDRSLLAERAASLGLDVSLRDYCPSNPADRNVLDVLHVPLAAPAKAGVLNAANGAYVLALLDRALAGCQSGEFAAMVTAPVHKGVINEAGVPFTGHTEYLAEKTATPLVVMMLAGSTERGPLRVALVTTHLPLKDVPAAITADVLEQTLRILQADLQQKYALAQPRILVAGLNPHAGEGGYLGREEIEIITPVLEKLRAAGMQLIGPLPADTMFTPPMLAQGDAVLAMYHDQGLTALKYATFGHGINVTLGLPIIRTSVDHGTALELAGTGRADPGSLFEAVAEAARMATVKVHTP; encoded by the coding sequence ATGCGGCCGATCATTGCCGTGACCAGCGGCGAACCGGCCGGCATCGGCCCGGAGCTGTGCCTGCGGTTGGCCGGCTACGCGGGCGATGCGCAACCGGTCATCCTGGGCGATCGCTCGCTGTTGGCTGAACGGGCGGCAAGCCTCGGGCTCGACGTCAGCCTGCGCGATTATTGCCCGAGCAATCCGGCAGACCGGAACGTGCTCGATGTCCTGCATGTTCCGCTCGCCGCGCCGGCGAAGGCCGGCGTGCTGAACGCCGCCAACGGCGCTTATGTTCTCGCTCTGCTCGATCGCGCCTTGGCCGGCTGTCAGTCCGGCGAATTCGCCGCGATGGTCACCGCGCCGGTGCACAAGGGGGTGATCAACGAAGCCGGCGTGCCGTTCACCGGCCACACCGAATATCTCGCGGAAAAGACTGCGACGCCGCTCGTCGTCATGATGCTGGCCGGCAGCACCGAACGCGGTCCGCTACGCGTCGCGCTGGTCACCACGCATCTGCCGCTGAAGGATGTGCCGGCGGCGATTACCGCCGACGTCCTGGAGCAAACGCTGCGCATCCTGCAGGCGGATCTGCAGCAGAAATACGCGCTGGCCCAACCGCGCATCCTGGTTGCCGGGCTCAATCCTCATGCCGGCGAAGGCGGTTATCTGGGCCGCGAGGAAATCGAGATCATCACCCCGGTGCTCGAGAAACTGCGTGCCGCCGGCATGCAACTGATCGGTCCGCTACCGGCCGACACGATGTTCACGCCGCCGATGCTGGCCCAGGGCGATGCCGTCCTCGCCATGTATCACGACCAGGGACTGACCGCTCTCAAATACGCCACTTTCGGCCACGGCATCAATGTCACGCTGGGATTGCCGATCATCCGCACGTCGGTCGACCACGGCACCGCGCTGGAACTCGCCGGCACCGGCCGCGCCGATCCGGGCAGCCTGTTCGAAGCGGTCGCCGAGGCGGCCCGCATGGCCACTGTAAAGGTACAC